The following coding sequences lie in one Arachis hypogaea cultivar Tifrunner chromosome 9, arahy.Tifrunner.gnm2.J5K5, whole genome shotgun sequence genomic window:
- the LOC112710046 gene encoding FBD-associated F-box protein At4g10400 isoform X2, producing MDKISDLPKMILHDILSRLPYKDAARTSVLSKAWHETWSSFPILVFDGSRCVRVHLKDRKDPLKIQDNRRKANSFLKSVDRTLVRFHHHGFAIKEFNLSMMFFHPRFMPHLVDRWMKIAGESSSIQVLKLELELAGCFFGCEFDSHAVDNYYYLPPDVLKAKSLTELVLFGKIRADKLIVNHRIRFPMLRILSLVGVYLGHEQALEDLISGCPMIEELILEHCVGLENVKVHDLPKLKSAKFSGFREIHVDVPSLENLQLGNDKLEFPCDISIDKCRNLKGFFLGAVSSVFVSNQWLLELFDKFPFLERLELSGCVTSESLMISSSRLKVLSFEACVELKEAKIDAPNLESCKYSGQFSHMPAAISFENCSNQVDFDVVFALEFRMDLKRLRAFIQNIAPRNVMVSLYLGIMKGSSIVFHEDVLENVQVPLRRIKQLRLSVDEETEEFCVLLINDLFWSFRPAIISLNLKLCSRIFLKLSIGQINNSYYWRS from the exons ATGGACAAAATTTCTGATCTGCCAAAGATGATCCTCCATGACATTCTTTCAAGATTGCCTTACAAAGATGCTGCAAGGACCAGTGTTTTGTCCAAGGCTTGGCATGAAACATGGTCCTCATTCCCCATCTTGGTCTTCGACGGCTCTCGATGCGTGCGCGTGCACTTGAAGGATAGAAAAGATCCCCTGAAGATACAAGACAACAGGAGGAAAGCCAACAGCTTCCTCAAGTCTGTGGATAGGACACTTGTTAGGTTCCACCACCACGGCTTTGCCATCAAAGAATTTAACCTGAGTATGATGTTCTTCCATCCTCGGTTCATGCCACATCTCGTCGACCggtggatgaagatagcaggtgAAAGTAGTAGTATTCAGGTGCTAAAGCTTGAACTTGAACTTGCTGGCTGTTTCTTTGGATGTGAGTTTGACTCTCACGCCGTTGATAATTACTACTACTTGCCACCAGATGTACTGAAAGCCAAGTCATTAACTGAATTAGTGTTGTTCGGGAAGATTAGAGCAGACAAATTGATTGTAAATCACAGAATTAGGTTCCCTATGTTGCGGATATTGTCCTTAGTTGGTGTTTATTTGGGACATGAACAAGCGCTTGAAGATCTCATTTCTGGTTGTCCTATGATTGAGGAATTAATATTGGAGCACTGTGTTGGATTGGAAAATGTAAAAGTACATGATTTGCCTAAGCTAAAGTCTGCTAAGTTTTCTGGATTTCGTGAAATTCATGTTGATGTGCCGAGTCTAGAGAATCTTCAACTCGGTAATGACAAATTAGAGTTCCCTTGTGATATCAGTATAGACAAGTGCAGAAATTTGAAGGGGTTTTTTTTAGGGGCTGTGAGTTCTGTTTTTGTCTCTAACCAATGGTTGCTTGAACTTTTTGACAAGTTTCCATTCCTTGAGAGGTTGGAATTAAGTGGTTGTGTTACATCTGAGAGCCTAATGATCTCCAGTTCTCGCCTCAAGGTTTTGTCCTTCGAGGCTTGCGTAGAGTTGAAGGAAGCTAAGATCGATGCGCCGAATTTAGAGTCATGTAAATATTCTGGACAATTCAGCCACATGCCAGCAGCTATATCTTTTGAGAATTGTTCAAATCAGGTGGATTTTGATGTTGTCTTCGCACTAGAATTTCGTATGGATTTGAAAAGGCTTAGGGCATTTATCCAGAACATAGCACCAAGAAATGTTATGGTATCCTTGTATCTTGGAATCATGAAAGGTTCATCT ATTGTGTTCCATGAAGATGTACTAGAAAATGTTCAAGTCCCTTTGCGAAGGATCAAACAATTGAGGTTATCGGTAGATGAAGAAACTGAAGAGTTTTGTGTGCTTCTTATCAATGATTTGTTTTGGAGCTTCCGTCCTGCTATTATTTCTTTGAACCTGAAATTATGCAGCAGAATATTCCTTAAG TTGTCAATTGGTCAAATCAACAACAGCTACTATTGGAGAAGCTAA
- the LOC112710046 gene encoding FBD-associated F-box protein At5g60610 isoform X1 — protein sequence MDKISDLPKMILHDILSRLPYKDAARTSVLSKAWHETWSSFPILVFDGSRCVRVHLKDRKDPLKIQDNRRKANSFLKSVDRTLVRFHHHGFAIKEFNLSMMFFHPRFMPHLVDRWMKIAGESSSIQVLKLELELAGCFFGCEFDSHAVDNYYYLPPDVLKAKSLTELVLFGKIRADKLIVNHRIRFPMLRILSLVGVYLGHEQALEDLISGCPMIEELILEHCVGLENVKVHDLPKLKSAKFSGFREIHVDVPSLENLQLGNDKLEFPCDISIDKCRNLKGFFLGAVSSVFVSNQWLLELFDKFPFLERLELSGCVTSESLMISSSRLKVLSFEACVELKEAKIDAPNLESCKYSGQFSHMPAAISFENCSNQVDFDVVFALEFRMDLKRLRAFIQNIAPRNVMVSLYLGIMKGSSIVFHEDVLENVQVPLRRIKQLRLSVDEETEEFCVLLINDLFWSFRPAIISLNLKLCSRIFLKLLLEKLRCNNEEERRCSSSHQMKCWWHDLKDVKVRSSPKKYENLSDCEELLDSLPINFFSPNLQLNFELEWDSLQ from the exons ATGGACAAAATTTCTGATCTGCCAAAGATGATCCTCCATGACATTCTTTCAAGATTGCCTTACAAAGATGCTGCAAGGACCAGTGTTTTGTCCAAGGCTTGGCATGAAACATGGTCCTCATTCCCCATCTTGGTCTTCGACGGCTCTCGATGCGTGCGCGTGCACTTGAAGGATAGAAAAGATCCCCTGAAGATACAAGACAACAGGAGGAAAGCCAACAGCTTCCTCAAGTCTGTGGATAGGACACTTGTTAGGTTCCACCACCACGGCTTTGCCATCAAAGAATTTAACCTGAGTATGATGTTCTTCCATCCTCGGTTCATGCCACATCTCGTCGACCggtggatgaagatagcaggtgAAAGTAGTAGTATTCAGGTGCTAAAGCTTGAACTTGAACTTGCTGGCTGTTTCTTTGGATGTGAGTTTGACTCTCACGCCGTTGATAATTACTACTACTTGCCACCAGATGTACTGAAAGCCAAGTCATTAACTGAATTAGTGTTGTTCGGGAAGATTAGAGCAGACAAATTGATTGTAAATCACAGAATTAGGTTCCCTATGTTGCGGATATTGTCCTTAGTTGGTGTTTATTTGGGACATGAACAAGCGCTTGAAGATCTCATTTCTGGTTGTCCTATGATTGAGGAATTAATATTGGAGCACTGTGTTGGATTGGAAAATGTAAAAGTACATGATTTGCCTAAGCTAAAGTCTGCTAAGTTTTCTGGATTTCGTGAAATTCATGTTGATGTGCCGAGTCTAGAGAATCTTCAACTCGGTAATGACAAATTAGAGTTCCCTTGTGATATCAGTATAGACAAGTGCAGAAATTTGAAGGGGTTTTTTTTAGGGGCTGTGAGTTCTGTTTTTGTCTCTAACCAATGGTTGCTTGAACTTTTTGACAAGTTTCCATTCCTTGAGAGGTTGGAATTAAGTGGTTGTGTTACATCTGAGAGCCTAATGATCTCCAGTTCTCGCCTCAAGGTTTTGTCCTTCGAGGCTTGCGTAGAGTTGAAGGAAGCTAAGATCGATGCGCCGAATTTAGAGTCATGTAAATATTCTGGACAATTCAGCCACATGCCAGCAGCTATATCTTTTGAGAATTGTTCAAATCAGGTGGATTTTGATGTTGTCTTCGCACTAGAATTTCGTATGGATTTGAAAAGGCTTAGGGCATTTATCCAGAACATAGCACCAAGAAATGTTATGGTATCCTTGTATCTTGGAATCATGAAAGGTTCATCT ATTGTGTTCCATGAAGATGTACTAGAAAATGTTCAAGTCCCTTTGCGAAGGATCAAACAATTGAGGTTATCGGTAGATGAAGAAACTGAAGAGTTTTGTGTGCTTCTTATCAATGATTTGTTTTGGAGCTTCCGTCCTGCTATTATTTCTTTGAACCTGAAATTATGCAGCAGAATATTCCTTAAG CTACTATTGGAGAAGCTAAGGTGCAACAACGAGGAAGAGAGACGCTGCAGTTCAAGTCATCAAATGAAATGTTGGTGGCATGATTTGAAAGATGTCAAAGTCAGAAGCTCTCCTAAGAAATATGAGAACCTCAGTGATTGTGAAGAACTCTTGGATTCATtgccaataaattttttttccccGAATCTGCAGCTTAACTTTGAGTTAGAGTGGGACTCATTACAGTAA